acaaaaaaaNGCTCTTTGCCCCCCGCTGCAGCCACCATGTTGACGCGACTTTTCAGCGAGCCCAGCCTGGTCCCCGAAGTCCCGAAATTCCCCGGTTGGGCCGAGGAGTGCGAGGAGGATGCCCGGAGCGAGAAGGAGGAGCGGGCGGGGAAGGGCTGCGCCCTCCCcgaggagcccccccccccccccccccccccccccccccccccccccccccccccccccccccccccccccccccccccccccccccccccccccccccccccccccccccccccccccccccccccccccccccccccccccccccccccccccccccccccccccccgaggacGAAGGCGCGGCTGGAGCGGTCCAAGCTGCGGCGGCAGAAGGCGAACGCCCGGGAGAGGAACCGGATGCACGACCTGAACGCGGCCCTGGACAACCTGCGCAAAGTGGTTCCCTGCTactccaaaacccaaaaactctCCAAAATCGAGACCCTCCGCTTGGCCAAGAACTACATCTGGGCTCTCTCCGAGATCCTGCGCTCGGGCAAGCGGCCCGACCTGGTCTCCTACGTGCAGACTCTGTGCAAGGGCCTGTCCCAGCCCACCACCAACCTGGTGGCCGGCTGCCTCCAGCTCAACTCCCGCAACTTCCTGAcggagcagggccaggaggggGGTCGGTTCCACGGCCCCAACGCCGCCTCCTTCGCCGTGCACCCCtacccctcccccccccccccccccccccccccccccccccccccccccccccccccccccccccccccccccccccccccccccccccccccccccccccccccccccccccgccgccggcCCCGGGCCGCACGGGCTGAGGACACACGGCTACTGCGCCTCCGCCTACGAGAGCCTCTACGGCAACACCTCCCCCGACTACAACAGCTCGGAGTACGACGGGGGGCTCAGCCCCCCGCTCTGCATCAACGGCAACTTCTCCCTCAAGCAGGACTCTTCATCCCCCGACCACGAGAAAAGCTACCACTACTCTATGCACTACTCGGCGCTGCCCGGCCCCCGCCCCGCCGCTCACAACCTGGTCTTCGGGTCGGCGGGGATGCGCGGGGGGGTTCACTCCGAGAACATCTTCCCCTACGACATGCACCTCCCGCACGAGAGGGGCCCCATGTACGAGGAGCTCAACGCCTTCTTCCACAACTGATCCCCCTCCCCGACACCCCCTCCCCATCGCCGAGCtggcgggccccccccccccccccccccccccccccccccccccccccccccccccccccccccccccccccccccccccccccccccccccccccccccccccccccccccccccccccccccccccccccccccccccccccccccccccccccccccccccccccccccccccccccccccccccccccccccccccccccccccccccccccccccccccccccccccccccccccccccccccccccccccccccccccccccccccccccccccccccccccccccccccccccccccccccccccccccccccccccccccccccccccccccccccccccccccccccccccccccccccccccccccccccccccccccccccccccccccccccccccccccccccccccccccccccccccccccccccccccccccccccccccccccccccccccccccccccccccccccccccccccccccccccccccccccccccccccccccccccccccccccccccccccccccccccccccccccccccccccccccccccccccccccccccccccccccccccccccccccccccccccccccccccccccccccccccccccccccccccccccccccccccccccccccccccccccccccccccccccccccccccccccccccccccccccccccccccccccccccccccccccccccccccccccccccccccccccccccccccccccccccccccccccccccccccccccccccccccccccccccccccccccccccccccccccccccccccccccccccccccccccccccccccccccccccccccccccccccccccccccccccccccccccccccccccccccccccccccccccccccccccccccccccccccccccccccccccccccccccccccccccccccccccccccccccccccccccccccccccccccccccccccccccccccccccccccccccccccccccccccccccccccccccccccccccccccccccccccccccccccccccccccccccccccccccccccccccccccccccccccccccccccccccccccccccccccccccccccccccccccccccccccccccccccccccccccccccccccccccccccccccccccccccccccccccccccccccccccccccccccccccccccccccccccccccccccccccccccccccccccccccccccccccccccccccccccccccccccccccccccccccccccccccccccccccccccccccccccccccccccccccccccccccccccccccccccccccccccccccccccccccccccccccccccccccccccccccccccccccccccccccccccccccccccccccccccccccccccccccccccccccccccccccccccccccccccccccccccccccccccccccccccccccccccccccccccccccccccccccccccccccccccccccccccccccccccccccccccccccccccccccccccccccccccccccccccccccccccccccccccccccccccccccccccccccccccccccccccccccccccccccccccccccccccccccccccccccccccccccccccccccccccccccccccccccccccccccccccccccccccccccccccccccccccccccccccccccccccccccccccccccccccccccccccccccccccccccccccccccccccccccccccccccccccccccccccccccccccccccccccccccccccccccccccccccccccccccccccccccccccccccccccccccccccccccccccccccccccccccccccccccccccccccccccccccccccccccccccccccccccccccccccccccccccccccccccccccccccccccccccccccccccccccccccccccccccccccccccccccccccccccccccccccccccccccccccccccccccccccccccccccccccccccccccccccccccccccccccccccccccccccccccccccccccccccccccccccccccccccccccccccccccccccccccccccccccccccccccccccccccccccccccccccccccccccccccccccccccccccccccccccccccccccccccccccccccccccccccccccccccccccccccccccccccccccccccccccccccccccccccccccccccccccccccccccccccccccccccccccccccccccccccccccccccccccccccccccccccccccccccccccccccccccccccccccccccccccccccccccccccccccccccccccccccccccccccccccccccccccccccccccccccccccccccccccccccccccccccccccccccccccccccccccccccccccccccccccccccccccccccccccccccccccccccccccccccccccccccccccccccccccccccccccccccccccccccccccccccccccccccccccccccccccccccccccccccccccccccccccccccccccccccccccccccccccccccccccccccccccccccccccccccccccccccccccccccccccccccccccccccccccccccccccccccccccccccccccccccccccccccccccccccccccccccccccccccccccccccccccccccccccccccccccccccccccccccccccccccccccccccccccccccccccccccccccccccccccccccccccccccccccccccccccccccccccccccccccccccccccccccccccccccccccccccccccccccccccccccccccccccccccccccccccccccccccccccccccccccccccccccccccccccccccccccccccccccccccccccccccccccccccccccccccccccccccccccccccccccccccccccccccccccccccccccccccccccccccccccccccccccccccccccccccccccccccccccccccccccccccccccccccccccccccccccccccccccccccccccccccccccccggctcggtgcccggtgccggtgccggtgccagTGGCGATGTTTGTGCCGTTTTCCGGCGCTCGCGCTCGTTGGAGCCCCGCAAGCTCCCGCGCCGGTTCAGGGAGCCGGTGCCCATGGGAGCCCCGGGACCCCCGATGCGGTGCCGGTACCCGTGTCCGGTGCCGCTCTCGGTACCCGGTGCCAGAGCCGGTTCCGCtgcccggtgccggtgcccggcgcggtgccggtgcccggAGCTGTCCGCTGAGACGGTGCTGAACGGGCTCCTCCCGGGCCTCTTAACGGCCGTGGGTTCGTTCACCGTCCGCACCACCGGGGCTCATCGTCACCCGAGGGCCGCCGGCaccgggcagggccgggcacTGGGCTCCCGGTCATGGCCGGTTCCCCGCGGGATCATCGTGCGCCGGGGCCGCACAGAGGCTGCGGGGACGGAGCCACCGGTTTTCTCCCTGGAGCGGTGTCCTATACCCGCGCCCCTAGCCCCGCGGCTTTTGGGGATAAACCGGGCCGGTTTAGGGACGGGCAAACTGGGGCCG
The genomic region above belongs to Ficedula albicollis isolate OC2 chromosome 27, FicAlb1.5, whole genome shotgun sequence and contains:
- the NEUROD2 gene encoding neurogenic differentiation factor 2, which codes for MLTRLFSEPSLVPEVPKFPGWAEECEEDARSEKEERAGKGCALPEDPRTKARLERSKLRRQKANARERNRMHDLNAALDNLRKVVPCYSKTQKLSKIETLRLAKNYIWALSEILRSGKRPDLVSYVQTLCKGLSQPTTNLVAGCLQLNSRNFLTEQGQEGGRFHGPNAASFAVHPYPSPPPPPPPPPPPPAAGPGPHGLRTHGYCASAYESLYGNTSPDYNSSEYDGGLSPPLCINGNFSLKQDSSSPDHEKSYHYSMHYSALPGPRPAAHNLVFGSAGMRGGVHSENIFPYDMHLPHERGPMYEELNAFFHN